The genome window TATGTTTTTGTTGCGATTCGGTACCGTGATAAACGACAAGGGAACGTAATTGAAAATTGCGATAAGATCGAGAACATGGAGCGGCGGGGCATCATTGTTCTCGTGTAACAAGTCCAGCGCGAGTCTTACGAGAACTGTGTAAGCTTCCTAATAAAATAGCATTTAATTGAGACGTTTTGAAGCAATAGATGCGCACATGTTATTCGTGTATTTCGTTGTCGTTGCTACGTAGACGTTGCCATTTCCGTTtcattcctttcctttccttttcgcATCGAGGGCAAATCCAGATgacattgtatttatttttggcGTGGTCGGAAATGATCGATCAAATATACGCCATCCTCTTACGAAGAGTGTCACGCCGTTGACGCGGTACTACGTCGCGCTACGTCGCACTTGACAGCTACTCCCGTTTCCCCGTTTCCCCGTTTCCCCGTTTCCCCGACGTTTTTAGGCACGTTCCAAAGACACGACAAACGGTCGACCGAACCGACGCCGAATGGACCGAGTGTACCGAATTCACCGAAGTAGTTCTCGCGATTCAAACTCGCCGACGATCAACGGACTAGCGGAAAAGCCACCGTTCAAGCTTTGTTTCTCCAGGAATCGGCTTCTCGGCAAGTCGTACATTCGTTCCCACGAAATGACAGGGGACTCGATGGCGCCAAACTTCTACCCGAACGAGTATGATCCTCCCAGAAGCGACGACCTTGAAAAACTTGCACCTCTGGAGAGGGGAAACCTCGAGGATAATGGTTATCCCTGTCATCTGTTGACCAGTCACGCGTAATCTTATCTTGCTACTTACATGTATAATGCGCACTGTGTCGCGATAGTCGGAATTTCGGAAACACGTTGGTTTTTCTCGATTATTCGCAGGTATGGCTGGTGGTACGAACGAGGAATACGGCCGGAGGATCCCCCATTCAACTATCGCAAGACAATTTCGGAATTGGTGCCTTTTCGGATGAAACTGTACGGCGAAGATGACAAGCTTCGACGTTCGAAACGTTAATGTTCGAATGCTCGATTCGAGCAGGTAGTTTAGCATCTGGAAAATACGCAAGTTGCAATGGTAACCGTGCGCCTCTCGTGTATCGTGCCAAGACGCTGCTGTCTCTTGGCGAGAATAAAATTCTTGGAACGAAATGCTAGGAAAGTTTTCTTTCGAACCCATTTCCTCCTCCTTTTCGCAACGTTTCCCAACGAAATATCATTTCCAGATGTTCCTTCGACGAAACAGAAGAGGACGGGACACCTATGTAGTCCATCTTGGGACAGGATAGATTCGATTCGATTGAATTTACCTTGGAATGGTGGCGCTCGCGCGCTTTCGATCTCTCGGTTTCCCGCCATCTCGGAACCCTCGAGAGCGAACCAATCGAGAGTCGAGACCGAAGGAATGCTCGAATCGCAGCGTACGGTTCGAGCAACTGGAACCCTTAGCTACGATTGTTTTCCGTGCGTGCGACCACTGACCATTGGAAAAAGGGCATCGCGACGGATTCCGCCAAAAATGAATTCTCGCGTGGTGGAGCGCGCACGGTTCGGCGGAGATTGTCTCGAAAATTCCGAGGAATTCTCACCATCCGAAAGGTAAATTTCCTTGCTcgtctcttttcttcttttaagaGGAATTTACCGACTACCGCGTACCAGGCTTTTACCTGTTGCACAACTCGATGCAGGTGCATAGTATTGCGCGTACAGGTGAGGTTAAGAACCTTTACCAGTGTTGCGACTAGGAATTTTCACTCGATCTCCATTGCGGAGACACACTTTGCATCGTTTAATCGGTGCAATCGAAACCAACCTATTCCATAGAAACAAACTTACTCGAAAAACGTTATTTCGGATTTCGAAAGGTAACCATCTCGTCCCTTTCATTCGGACTATCAATCAGTCCAGTCGATCGAAAACGCTCTTTTCATTCTATTCTCGATTACGTCTTTCGAGAAAACGAACCGCTCGCGGTCCCATCTTCTTCTAGATTCCCTGCTGGCTACTCTGGTTGGAAGTACATTTCATTTATTCTCTGTATTTTCACCGCGATCCGGCCGACATTCGTTTCTACAGTTgtattttctcattttattactttctctattactactattatcgctactaatattattattgtcatttcCATGGAAGCATAACTGTTCTACGTTTATCTTTGTTCTAGTAAGAAACTACGATTGGACGATAGTTGCAACAACAACTCGAAGAATATTACAAACGACGAGCCCAAGAGCAACGAAAGGTGGTCGTATTCGGGAGATGGGACTCTCGCTGAACCAGAAATCTTAGCGGATATGGGTGTTAGCATGCTGGAAGATGAAGCATCCTGCGACAGTACAGAGATGTCCGAATCCCTCCGACATACCACCTCGCCAGCTATAATATCTCATACCGATAAACATtgcgaaaaactaaataattatgaaagcgAACAAACTATTTATAGAGGTGCCAACTTTAAAGCCACTGGAATCGATAGGTTTGTGACTCTATTATTCTCCTTGGACGAATCCGTTAGATTCTACCATAGATTTCTTTGCAACTTTGGAACCTCTTTTTAGACTGGAACAAGATTCGTACGTATTGGACGAACCAGCCGCTTATTCGACCGTTGGAAACGAATCTGGCTACTCCTCTAGGAtggaaataaacaattttatggaCACGAAAGAAAGTTTTAGCCAAAACAGTTTAAACGCATCTTCCGAAAGAAGTAGCCTCGAACAGTTCTACCTGtctagaagaaaaagaaaactctcTATCGTCGGCGAGGACAAATTTAACAAGTTATCGgacgaaatgattttaatgataCTGAAATGGCTTCCTAAAAAGTGCCTGGTATGCTTTTCAGACAAGAAACGGGGTTCACTTGCcctttttcttataatataatatataatacgatCGAATTCACGATGCTTAATCTTTCAGGTGCGTTCCATGTTAGTGTGTAAACGGTGGTGCCAAATAGCTCGAGACGAAGCATTATGGAGTAGATTGGATTTAGGTGGTAAAGTGCTCAGCGAAGGTACGTTGGGGCACATATTACCACGGGGCGTTCAAATACTTCGACTTGCTCAAGCAGAAATCGCGGATCCGGTGTTCCTTGAAAACAGCCAAGTTTTCACGGACGGTTATATTAGCAAACTGCAATATTTAGATCTCTCGATGGCTGTCATTCCTCCAAATGGACTGGCTATGTTATTAGCCAAATGTAAATACCTGAAAAAATTATCGCTAGAAAAATGTATAGTGAACAGATCGTGTTGTAAAGCTATTAGCGAAAATAGTGATctagaaattttgaatttgacaATGTGCGAGGGTATGGACGTCGAATGCATCAAGGATTTAATGAAACTTCGACAGTAAGGAAACCAATTTCTCATTACGCGTTGCCGATAAATTTCAGCTTACTTGAGCTGTTTATTGGTATTTTTAGCTTGAGTGCTGTCAATATGTCTTGGTGTAACTTGGACATGGAATCTATGACGTTACTTTGTAAATCCCTACCACCGTCTGTTACGCGTTTAAATATAGCTGGATGTAGGAAAACAATGACCGACGACAGTAAgttgaattttctataaaaccTTACCTTCGGTAGACCTTGCGATCTCTTTACGATACATTTTTACTAACGTTGCTCGTTCCTTTCAGATGTTAAAGACTTAGTGAGAAGTTGTCCGGATATGGTGGAGTTAGATTTGAGCGATTGTACGATGCTCGCGATGAACACTGTTCGTAGCTTGTTAGATTTAACGAAAATAGAACATTTATCATTGAGTCGGTGTTATGGTATACTTCCGCATAGATACTTAACGTTAGCGTACATGCCGTCTTTGTTATATTTGGATGTATTCGGTTTAATGtcggaagaaaaattgaaaactttacAAGTTACCTGTGGTGAAACTCAGCTCAACAAGTTCCTATATAGCTCTGTCGCTAGACCGACGGTCGGCGTACGGAGAACAAGCATTTGGGGACTTCGTGTCagggattaaaaatatttacgttctCCTCCGTCGTAAATGTATCCTCCTCATATCGATGAAGAACGAgtcaaaaccaaagtgaaactGAAATGTACGTAATGTAATTGtgcctctttctttctttctttctttctttctttctttctttctttctttctttctttctttctttctttctttctttctttctttctttcttcctttctttcttcctttctttcttccttcaatCGAGAGAACGACTCTCCTCGTAGAATACCTTTTCTCGTCCTTTATCGAGTTAAGGGCGTCGTTAGCTTTCGTTGGCCTTGCATCCAACTATACCGAAGGGAGAGGTATGCTCAAGCGACATAGAACTCTGATGCTGTTAACAGTGTTGCGAGATCGGTGCTTTCGCTCCGACCAAATTATACAGTCCGGATGAATTGTTTGTATGTACTTGGTTGTTGGACCGAATCGAAATGTATCTCTAACGAATAGCGAGATTTTCGTTACGTAGCTACGTTACAATGAACATGTCGAATATGTATCGTTATTCGCAACGAAACGAACCTTTATTTTTCCAGAATCTTTCATACCATTTCGAAGAATACTTATATTCTAACATTGTAAAAAGCAGAAACTTTAACACTGTTGATTAGAAACATACGAGTACACGAATGGTAATGTTTCCTTATCATCTATCTGTTAACCAAACAATAAAGTCGAAGCGTTTAACGAATAACAGTAACAAAAATGGTATCTTTATTGAACCTTTTCAGAATACAGTAAGTCTGAAATACTATACAATCGCTTCAGTATTCGTTCGCGTACgactatatagaaataataaaatcatccAGTAATTACAACTGATGTCTCGATTAGCTTGGAACTTTGCAGCTTACAATCTGtcgttaaaatttgtatattttgtcGG of Nomia melanderi isolate GNS246 chromosome 5, iyNomMela1, whole genome shotgun sequence contains these proteins:
- the Skp2 gene encoding S-phase kinase-associated protein 2 isoform X1; the encoded protein is MGVSMLEDEASCDSTEMSESLRHTTSPAIISHTDKHCEKLNNYESEQTIYRGANFKATGIDRLEQDSYVLDEPAAYSTVGNESGYSSRMEINNFMDTKESFSQNSLNASSERSSLEQFYLSRRKRKLSIVGEDKFNKLSDEMILMILKWLPKKCLVRSMLVCKRWCQIARDEALWSRLDLGGKVLSEGTLGHILPRGVQILRLAQAEIADPVFLENSQVFTDGYISKLQYLDLSMAVIPPNGLAMLLAKCKYLKKLSLEKCIVNRSCCKAISENSDLEILNLTMCEGMDVECIKDLMKLRHLSAVNMSWCNLDMESMTLLCKSLPPSVTRLNIAGCRKTMTDDNVKDLVRSCPDMVELDLSDCTMLAMNTVRSLLDLTKIEHLSLSRCYGILPHRYLTLAYMPSLLYLDVFGLMSEEKLKTLQVTCGETQLNKFLYSSVARPTVGVRRTSIWGLRVRD
- the Skp2 gene encoding S-phase kinase-associated protein 2 isoform X2 — encoded protein: MNSRVVERARFGGDCLENSEEFSPSESKKLRLDDSCNNNSKNITNDEPKSNERWSYSGDGTLAEPEILADMGVSMLEDEASCDSTEMSESLRHTTSPAIISHTDKHCEKLNNYESEQTIYRGANFKATGIDRLEQDSYVLDEPAAYSTVGNESGYSSRMEINNFMDTKESFSQNSLNASSERSSLEQFYLSRRKRKLSIVGEDKFNKLSDEMILMILKWLPKKCLVRSMLVCKRWCQIARDEALWSRLDLGGKVLSEGTLGHILPRGVQILRLAQAEIADPVFLENSQVFTDGYISKLQYLDLSMAVIPPNGLAMLLAKCKYLKKLSLEKCIVNRSCCKAISENSDLEILNLTMCEGMDVECIKDLMKLRHLSAVNMSWCNLDMESMTLLCKSLPPSVTRLNIAGCRKTMTDDNVKDLVRSCPDMVELDLSDCTMLAMNTVRSLLDLTKIEHLSLSRCYGILPHRYLTLAYMPSLLYLDVFGLMSEEKLKTLQVTCGETQLNKFLYSSVARPTVGVRRTSIWGLRVRD